The Gemmatimonadaceae bacterium genomic sequence GCGCAGGACACGACCTACATGGCGCCGAGCTCGGCCAGCTTCATGCTCAACTTCCGCGTGACCGACCTGGATGCGCTGCTGAAGTTGCTGCGCGCTGAAGGCTGCAACGTCATCGACAAGACGGAGACCTCCGAGTTCGGCCGGTTTGGCTGGGTGATCGACCCCGATGGCAACAAGGTCGAACTCTGGCAGCCGCCCGAGGGACGATAGGGCTCGCCCCGGGAGCCGAGGTCGGCGTCGGGCAGTGCCCTACGACAGCAGGTCCTTCATGGGTGCCACGGCAACCACCTTGCGCGCGGCACGCGCCAGCGAAGCGTCCTTCGTCACCAGGGCGTCCGCCTGTAACCTGGTCAACGCGATGTACTCGGCGGCGAGCGTATCTGACCAACCCAGGCCGTCCGCGATATCCCAAGCCACGCGTTGCAGCACGCGGTCACCAAGCAGGCGGATGCGAAGAGCGCGCAGGTAGTCGAGCCGCCGGTCTGCTTCCTTTCGCGTCAGGCTCCCACGTCGTACCTCTCCATAGAGATGCGCGAGGACCTGTGATCTCAGGAGCGTAGGGGCCAGCAAACTGTGTCTGGCCGGTACCGCGGCGCCCTGGGCGGCAAGGGTCAACGCAACGTCCAGGCTGATCACGTACTTTGCCATGCGCACTCTCCCTCATGGTTCGCCGTTCAGAATCGGAAGCCCGGTGGACGCGTGTCATCGGTCGGCGGGCGAAGTGGTGCCTTACCCCGCAATGGTGGACAGCAATCGTCGATCGTCGCGCAACCCGCGACATCAAACCTGACTCAGGTGAATAATGCGGATCAATCCCGGCGTATTCGATCTCTGGGCATTTCGACGCACCATGAGCGGCAGCGTCGAGTTCCTCGTCCTGCATACCTCCCCGCTGAAGGCTGAGCGGTATTTCAATGGAGGGCGCTTCTGGCAGATCCCGAGCGGGGTGTTCAATGCGGACGAGCCCGTCCTCTCGGCCGTGGATCGGGAACTCGCGCCGTACTCGCTGCGGGCACGCGGTGTATGGGCTGCGGAGCATACGTACACGATCTACAACCGGCGGTTCGACGAGATTCAGGTGATCAGTGTGTTCGCCGTCGACGTCGGCCCGGCGTTGGATCCGATCACGCTCAACCCGGAGGAGCACGCGGCGTACGAGTGGCTGCCTTATGATGCGGCGCTGGCGCGGGTCCACTATCGCGGCCTCAAGGACGGGCTGCGGTCAACACAGAAGTACATCACCGGCACTGCGCATCCCGCGCCAGAGCTTCAGCTACGATGATCATGTGCCTCTGCTTGAACGGTGTGATCGATCGATGACCGACGATCAGAGCAGCGCACGCGGCTGCGCTCGACAGGCGGCAGCCACCGGGTACCTGCAGAATGTCGCGACCTGAGTACGTGCCTGAACGGAGGATGGCCCTCCCTCACGGTTGAGGGATGCTGATGTCTTCGGCAGGCGCCAAACGACGTTGTGTGCGAGCGGAGGCGCCCCACGTCTCCTCGCCCTCTCGACGCACAGCGCCCGATTCCGAGACTACCTGACGAGGTGACCGAACCGCGGCACGGTGATAGCCGTGTGCTGCCCTTCTGAACATGGAGGCCGACCTGAACACACGTACGCAATTGACCCTGTTCGTCCCGGAGCCGACAGCAAGCACCCTCGACAGGGTGCGCCGAGTGCTCGACCCGGTGCAACTCGGGCTCATTCGCGCGCACGTGACGCTGTGCCGCGAGGACGAAATCGCCCACCTGACGCGCGACGCCATCGCGGCGCGACTTGCGGGCAGCCCCGTCCGCGCGCTCACGCTGCGCTTCGGCCAGGCCGAGCCCGTCAGCGAACATGGAATCCTCCTGCCGTGCATCGATGGCGAGCCCGGGTTTCAGGCCCTCAGGGAGCATGTCCTTGGGTCACGGGCCATTCGACGATCCTCCGCGCACATCACGCTTGCGCACCCCCGCAATCCAAAGGCGATGGGGAATGACATGGCAACTGCGCGTGCTCTCCCGCCGCAACTCGCCATCACGTTTGCGCACGCTTCCCTGGTCGAGCAAACCGGAAACTCCGCGTGGCACGTGCTGGGCACGTTTGCCCTGGGCAGCGCTGAGCGTCCCTGATCGTCGTCCACGGACTCGCGTCGATCTCACATTCGGCGACAGCTTACGCTGATTCCTGGACGTCCCCGCCATGCCCCTCAATCACATGATCGTCAGAACAGACAGGCACTCGATCGCCCGAGCCACGGCTTCATGGCTGTTGTTGGTTGCCGGAAACGTCGGCGCACAGGCCACGCCGCAGCAGCGACCGCTCGCGTCCAACTCCACGGTCATGGTCGTCACGGAGAACCCGGCGCTTCGCCTGCTCGACAAGGCCAACGGCAAGGCTCTGACCGACATCAACTTCTGGCGCGTGTCATGGAGCCCGGTGGGGCCGGGCTCTGTCTGCTTCATTACAGTGCGCGACACGCCGGGCATGAACATGCGCGTGGCCATTACCGACAACGAGGCGCTGACCGCGTACATCGTGAACGACCTCATGGGTCCGATCGGTGGCTATCTGAGTAACCCGCCCTACGCGGTCCACCGAGGCACGATCGTGCAGCACGCCTCTGCCGCGGAGCGCACCGAGACCTGCACATCGGCCGAGCACGCGGTGATGATCCGTTGGAAGGATCTGGCCACGCCGACTTACGTGTCCGGCTTTCGCCCGCCCGGCACGACCGACATCGTCCAGACCTTCGTGATGGTGATCGCTCGGGGCGCCGAGGTCACGGTGAATGGAAAGGCCGCACCCGGAGCGTGGTTCCCAACGGGCGGCGGGTTCGGCCCGGGCGCCTTTCTGGCGCTGAACGAAACCTGGCACCGCGAGGTGGCACGGTAGTCAGGGGGAGATGCGTGCGGGTCGCCTTGATCAACCGGAGCCGAGGCGACCATGACGTTCCGCGAGACGGAGGGCATCGATGACACGCCGCCTGCAGACCTACGAAGCACAAGGCTTCGCGGTCACGTTCGACCCGAACATCTGCACGCACTCGGGACGCTGTGTGCGCGGCCTGCCGGCGGTGTTCGACGTGAAGCGGAAGCGCTGGATCGACGTGAGCGCAGCCTCGGCGGAGGCGATCGAGGCCCAGGTGCGCCGGTGCCCGTCGGGCGCCTTGCAGTTCGTGCGCGCGGAACCGGAGCATTCGGGGCACCCGGCGGACCGCTGATGCTCGGACGCGCGACGCTGGCTTTGGTACTCCAAGGTACGGCATCGTGGCGCGCCGTCAGATCCTGCCTGGCGGCACAGATGAAGATGACGATCTCGCGGAGGGAGCCACGTCGGCGCTGTGTGGCCGGTTGATCCGGAAGGCCTGGATCACGGGCGTCCCGCGCTGAGCGGAGAACGTGCGCGGTCGGCGAGGCGACCGCGTGGCCACGCTGGGCGCTGCGTGGCCGGTTGGTGCGGAAGGCCTGGGTCACGGGCGTCGCGCGCTGAACGAGGGCGCTTGCACGCGGCGAGAGCGGTCGCGTGGATACGCGCGCAGGGGGCGAGTCGACCTCGCGGTATATGGCCGGTGAGCAGGGCGAACCGTCCGCCCCTCGGCGCTTGACGATGCGGCCGGTCTGGTGCTTTGTTGGCCGGGCTATCCCCTACCGGTCCGCGACCCTCCCTTCCTCACCGGAGAACGTGATGTCGCCAACGCATCGTCTGCTTCTGAGCAGCTTCGCCGTCCTCGCGATGGCCGGAGCATCCCCACCACTCCAGGCCCAGGGTACCGCCACGGTCCGCGGCTCGGTCACGAGCAGCACGGCGAGCGCTCCCGTGGCCGCGGCCCAGGTCTTCATCGTCGGCACGCGGCTCGGCTCGGCGTCCGGCACCGACGGCCGCTACACGTTCTCGGGGGTTCCCGCGGGCACACACGTCGTGCGTGTCCGCGCACTGGGCTACCAGCCGACCGAGAAGAGTGTCACGGTCGCCGCGGGCGCCTCGGTCACGGTGGACTTCGTGCTCAACACGGCCCCCGTCTCGCTCGACGAGGTGGTGGTGACCGGCACCGCCGGCTCGGCACGCAAGCGCGAGGTAGGGAATTCCATCGGTCAGGTGAAGGTGACCGACGCTCCCGAGGTTCCGAGCAGCGTCTCACAGCTCCTCACGGGCCGACTGGCCGGAGTGAGCATCTCCGGCGGCACGGGTAACTCGGGCGCAGGCTCCTCGATCAGGCTTCGCGGAACGACGAGCGTCGCGCTGTCCAACCAGCCGCTGATCTACGTCGACGGCGTGCGGACCCGGAGCGACGAATATCCGCGCAACGGCATCTTCACCGGCACCACGCAGCGCGGCGCCAACGCCTACGGCAGCCCGATCAACGACATCAACCCGGACGATATCGAACGCATCGAGGTCGTGAAGGGGGCCGCGGCCGCCACGCTCTTCGGTACCGACGCCGCCGCCGGCGTGATCCAGATCTTCACCAAGCGCGGCACGCAGGGGGCAGCCAAGTGGCAGACGCAGTTCAACACCGGCTACAGCGAGCTGCAGAAGTTCGGCACGGACTCGGTGCCGCTGCTCTTCATGGATCCGTTCCTGCGCAAGGGCAAGCGTTTCGGCATGAACGCGCAGGTCTCGGGCGGCCCAGGCGACAACCTCCGGTATCTCGTCTCCGGCGGAGCCGACAACACCGAAGGCGTGCTGCCGCACGACCGCGACCGCAAGTACCAGATCCGCACCAACGTCGACCTCCTGCCGTTCCGCAAGGTGTCGATGAGCTGGAACAGCTCGTACACCAACAGCCTCGTGCAGCAGACGCCGGCCGGCAACAACGCGCAGGGCGTCACGCTCAACGCGTTCCGGCAGAACCGCAACTACTTCGGCAATGCCAACCCGGACACGATCCGTCGCGTGCTGGAGCAGGACCTCCGGAGCAACATCGATCGCCTGATTCTCGGGACGACGATGACGGCGACGCCGTTCACCAACTTCTCGAGTCGCTTCACGGTTGGATTCGACCGCGCCGCGCTCGATAACCGGAATCTGAGGCCGTTCGGTTTTCCGGGCGTTCCGCTGGGCGTGATCCAGGACCAGCGCTGGAACAACACCACGCTGAGCACCGATTGGGTGAACAGCTACGACTTCAACCTCACGTCGAAGGTCAAGGTCACGGCGTCGGCCGGCACGCAGTACGTCAACTCGATCGTCAGTGACGCGGTCCCCTTCTCCGAGAACTTTGCCACGCCATCGCCGCCCACCGTGGCGAGCGGCGGACTCAAGAACGCCGACGAAAACCGCCAGCGCGTCATCACCGGTGGCGCGTTCGGGCAGTCCCTCTTCGGCATCAGCGACCGCTACTTCGTGACGGTCGGCGCCCGCATCGATGGCAACAGCGCCTTCGGCAAGGACTTCGGGTTCCAGGTCTACCCCAAGGCCTCAGCGTCGTGGGTGGTGTCCGAAGAAGGGTTCTGGAAGCCCGCGTTAGGCACCCTCAAGCTCCGGGCGGCCTACGGCGCCGCGGGCCGGGCCCCGGGCGCCTTTGCCTCGGTTCGCACGTTCAACCAGGTCGGCTGGGGCGGCGCGGTCGCGGTGCGTCCCGCCAACTTCGGCAACCCCGACCTGGGCCCGGAGCGCACCACCGAACTCGAACTCGGGTTCGACGAGTCGGTGCTCGATGGCCGGCTCAACGTCGACTTCACGTACTACAAGGCCGTCACGACCGACGCGATCTTCAACGTCCGCTCGATCCCCTCGAACGGCTTCCTGCAGAACACGCTCAAGAACGTGGGCGAAATGGAGAAGTCGGGCATCGAGGCGTCGATCAACGCCACGCTGTGGGATCGCCCGATGCTTGGCATCAACGCGGGACTCAACATCAGCACCAACCGGTCCGAGGTCACCAGCCTCGGCGGCGCGCCGTCCTTCTCCGTCGGCAACTTTGGCTGGGTGATCGAGGGTCAGCCGGCACCGGTGGTGCGCGGAAAGGTCATCCGCAATCCAGACAAGGTGCTCGCCGCCGGTGCCGGTGTCGCCGCGACCGACACGGCGTCCAACTACGCCTTCGGGCCGAGCCAGCCGACGCGCATCATCGGCGGATCGATCAACGTGCGCACCTGGAAGAACATCAGCATCGCCGCCCGCGCGGAGTACCAGGGAGGACACTACATCAACGAAGATGCCTCCTTCCAGGCCATCTCACGCTCGGTGGAGTGGCCAACGTGCTTTGACACCTACGCCAAGCGCGCGGCGAATCAGCCGCTGACCAACAAGGAGACGCTGATGTGCATCCCGGCCAACGCCAGGTCGGACATGTTCATCTTCAAGGGTGACTTCTTCAAGGTGCGTGACATCACCGTCACCGTCCCACTCGGTCGACTGATCCCGCGCACCAGCAGTTCCTCCCTCGTCTTCTCGGCGCAGAATATCTTCAGGCAGAACAAGGGCATGCCGATCTTCGACCCCGAGATGTCGGGCAACGACGGCTTCAATGCGACGGTGCGCTACATCTCGGAGCACATCCCCGCGCCCGCCGTGTTCCTGTCGTCCCTCCGCATCTCCTTCTGAGGATACCGCCCATGACCACGATCATTCCCCGGTCGATCGCGCGCGTCCTCGCGTCGGGCGCTGCGCTCTCACTCGCCGTCCTCGCCGGCTGCGAGCTCGAAGTCACCAACCCCGGACCCATCCAGGCTTCGGAGCTGGGCACGCCCTCGGCCATCACGGCGCTCGTCAACGGTGCGGGACGTGACCTGGCCGAAGCGCTGAACTGGGTCTCGTACACAACCGCGGCTGTGGCGCGCGAGATCCATCCCGCCGGATCCACCGACGCGTTCGGTATTTCGGTGCGTAAGCAGGCAGGGAAGCTCGCCGCCGACGATGGAGATACCTGGTGGAACTTCTCACAACGCGCCCGCTGGACGGCTGAAAACGCCGTTTCGGAGGCTCGGCGCATCCTTGGCACGAGCGCGGCCAACAACGTCAACGTCGCGCAGGCCCTCATCTGGACCGGCTTCAGCAACCGACTTCTCGGTGAGAACTTCTGCGACGGCGTGATCAACGGCGGCCCCAAGGAGGCAAGCACCGTGTACCTCGCCCGCGCCGAGGCCGCGTTTACCGATGCGATCGCCGTGGCCGGCGCGGCCAACAACGCCAACCTGGTGACTGCGGCCACGGCCGGCCGCGCGTCGGTCCGACTGCTCCGCAACAACACGACGGGCGCCGCGGCCGACGCTGCGGTGGTCTCGAACAACGCCTTCGTGTACCGCATGCCCTACTACACCACGGACCTCGACCAGTACAACCGCATCTACTGGTCAACGGCGAACCAACCGTATCGGGCGCACACGGTGTGGAACACCTGGATGGAGACGTATCGCAAGACCACGCGCGATCCTCGCGTTCCGTTCGACTCGAGCGCCACGCAGCTCGTGGGCGACGCCGCCGTGGGCAACCTGGGCCGCGTGCGGTGGTACTTCCAGACCAAGTTCCCGGCACAGACGTCCCCGATCAACCTGGTCAGCGGCTGGGAAATGCGACTGATCGAAGCCGAGGTCAAGCTCATCGCCAATGACATCACCGGTGCGATGGCGCTCATCAATGCGCGACGCACCAACGTGGGTGTACCAACCATCACGGCAACCACAGCCGAAGACGCGTGGATCGCCCTCAAGCGCGAGCGCGGAATCGAACTGTGGATGGAGGCGCGTCGCCTTGGCGACTTCAGGCGGTGGTCGGCCCTCAATCGCCCGGGCACCCTGAGCGCGATCGAGTCCATGGCCGGGCGCGATCTGTGCTACGCCACGCCGCTCTCCGAGATCGAAACGAACCCGAACTTCTAGGCAGAACACGGCACGACCGAACGGCCGGGACTCACGTTCCGGCCGTTCGTGCTTTTCAGTGGGTGATCTCTGAGCCGCGCCCATGGCGCAGTAACGGCGACGCAAGAGTGCGGCGGCCACGGCCTTGCCGGCCGTGTCTGGAAATCAACCGGTATCACGCAACAGGAGGTGACACTTTCCACCCCGTCGTGACCGCTTCTCTCAGAGCCCCAGCATGATTGCTCCCCCCGACCCGCCAAGGGACCCTGGCGCGCGCCGGCGCGCCGCCCAGGGTCGCCAGCACCTAAGGGCGTTCCGTGTGCTCGTGCAGGAACTGGCCCGCCTGGTCGCGCAGCTCGAGGACGCGCGCGCCGAGTCATCCACGCAGCTCCTGACGCCGCAGGTGGCAGAGACACTGCGGCAGGTCGCCGCACGACGGCCCCTCCCGACCGACACCATCTGGCGCGGTGGAAGCGACCCGGCGGCGCTTCATCTCGCGGCGCTCGCCGACGCCGGGCTGATCGAACTGGTGTCCCGTGACGCAGAAGTTGATACGCCACAGGTTCGCCTGACGACCACGGGCGAGTTTCAGCTCATGCTGATGGACCAACCCGGGCTCGTGCGCATGGCGCGCGCAAGTTCGGACCTCACGACGGAGCAACTCCGGGTCACGCACGAGACGTTGCGGTCCCTTCGACAGGCCATCGACCGCGGCGGGCCAACACCGGCGGCACCGTGGGCATCGACGAACAGGCGCCCCCCGCAACACGTGCTGCCTGAGGCGGCAGGGGGGTAAGCCCAGCCGGGGACGCGAGTCCGCCGAGGTCCGCACACGTGATGCAATGCCCGGTGGTCGACATCAACGGCAGGCACCGCCGAATCCGGAGCGCCTGGGAGCCCCGTGGACAAGCGAGGTGTGCAGCCCTTCCCACCCCTGTCGCCCCCCGCGAGCTTTCCCGGGTTCATGCGCAAACTCCTCGTCGTGCTCGGGGCGCTGCTCGCCCTGCATGTTTCGCTGCAATTCGTCCAGCCCGCCGGTGCCACCCGCATGGCCGCGGGCACGGATGGCGTTGACGTCGGCATCGTCTTCGACGTAGGCGGCCGGGGCGACAAGTCCTTCAACGACGGCGCTTTCGCCGGCGCCGAGCGCGCGGTGCGTGATCTGGGCGCCCGAGTGCGCTTCATCGAGCCTGGTGAGGGCTCGGATCGCGAGGCAGGCCTCAGGCTCCTTGCCGCCGAGGGGATGGATCTGGTGGTCGGCGTCGGCTTCATCTTTACCGATGATCTCACGTTGCTCGCGCGCGAGTACCCGAACGTGAAGTTCGCGGGTGTCGACTACGCGGTCACCATGGATTCCACGGGCAAGCCGGTGGAGCCCCCGGAGAATCTTGCGGCGCTCAAGTTCCGCGAAGAAGAAGGGTCGTTCCTGGTTGGCGCGCTCGCGGCGCTGGTGGGCGGGAGCAAGAAGCTGGGATTCGTCGGCGGAATGGACTTCCCGCTGATCCACAAGTTCGAGATGGGCTACCGCGCCGGCGTGAAGGCCGTGTGTCCCGACTGCACGGTGATCGCGCAATACGCCGGCGTCACGCCCGATGCGTTCAAGAACCCGGGCCGCGGGCAGGAACTGGCGCTCAGTCAGTACCAGCAGGGCGTGAACGTCATCTTCCACGCCTCGGGCTCCACGGGGCTCGGCGTATTCGAGGCGGCGCGCAAGCAGGGCAAGCTCGCGATCGGTGTCGACGCCGACCAGTACGCGGAAGCGCCGGGCTACATCCTCACCTCGATGGTGAAGGGCGTGGACGAAGCGGTGTACGGCGCCATCAGACAGGTGAAGGAAGGGACGTTTCGTGGCGGCATTTTCGAGTTGGGCCTGAAGGAGAAGGGCGTGAACTACATCGACGATGCCAACAACCGGGCGCTGATCCCCGACTCGGCACGCGCGCGGGTCGAGGCGCTCCGGCAGGAGATCATTGCCGGTCGGATCACCGTGCCCGCCACGCGATGACCGTCGCGCTCCGCGCCACCGGCGTCCGCAAGACCTTCGGCAGTGTCGTGGCCAACCGCCAGGCGTCGCTCGAGGTCGCGACGGGTGAGATCCACGCCGTGGTGGGCGAAAACGGCGCCGGCAAATCGACGCTGATGCGCATGCTGGCCGGCATGTACGCCCCGGAGGCCGGGACGGTCGAGGTGAACGGCCGCAACGTCACGGGCTGGACGACGCGCGACGCGATCGCGGCGGGCGTGGGCATGGTGCACCAGCACTTCATGCTCGTCCCGACGCTCACGGTGGCCGAGAACCTGGTGCTTGGCGAGGAGCCGCGTCGGGGATTGCAGCTCGATCGTGAGGGCGCCGAGCGCGCTGTGCGGTCGCTGTGTGAGCGGACCGGCCTGGTGGTTGACCCGACACGGCGCGTGGCGGACCTCTCGGTGGGTGAGTTGCAGCGGGTCGAGATCCTCAAGGTGCTCTTTCGCGGCGCGAAGATCCTGATCCTCGACGAACCCACGGCCGTGCTCTCGCCGCCTGAGGTGACGGAGCTGTGGAAGGTGCTGCGCACGCTGGTCGCGGGAGGCGGCACGGTGGTGCTCATCACGCACAAGCTCGACGAGGTCGTCGAGGTTTCGCAGACGATCACCGTGATGCGAGCGGGCGAGACCGTCGGCCGATTGCCCACCTCGCGTGCGACGCCGGCTACCATCGCGCGGCTCATGGTGGGCCGTGACGTGCGGCTGGCGCTCGAGCGTCCCGCGCAGACCGCCGAGGCCACCGAGCGACGTGCCGCGACCAGCGCGTTCGCGTCGCTCGGCGTGTCACGACTCGTCGTGGCCTCGGCGCGCCGGCCCAACGAGGTCGACGACGTGACGTTCGACGTGCGACCCGGTGAGATCTTCGGCATTGCCGGTGTAGAGGGCAACGGGCAGACCGAACTGGTGGAGGCGATTGCCGGCCTGCGAGCGGTCTCGTCAGGCCGCGTGGCACTCGGGACGAACGATGTCACGCACTGGAGCGTGCGTGCGCGAGCCGATGCCGGACTCTCGCACATCCCGGAGGACCGACATCGTCGCGGCCTCGTGCTCGACTACCCGGTGGCCGACAACCTCATCCTCGGGCTTCAGCACCGGTTCAGCCCGGGCCTCGCCCTCGACGGCGAGGCGATCCGCGAGAACGCCACGCAACGCATCGCGCAGTTCGACGTGCGTCCGCCCGACCCGCTGCTGCCCGCACGGGCCCTGTCGGGCGGCAACCAGCAGAAGGTGGTGATCGCACGCGAGATGCGAGGCCGCGAGTTCTACATACTGCTCGCCGTGCAGCCGACGCGCGGCGTCGACGTTGGTGCGATCGAGTTCATTCACGAGCAACTGCTGGCCGCGCGCGATGCAGGGAAAGCGGTCCTGCTGGTCTCGGCGGATCTCGTGGAGGTGATGGCGCTCTCCGACCGCATCGGCGTGATGTACGGGGGTCGCCTCGTAGTGACGCTGCCGCGCGTGGCAGCGAGCGCCGAGGTGCTCGGCGCGTGGATGACAGGCGCGGCCGGGGGGACGCATGTCGCCTGAGCCACGTCCCCTGGCGTCGACCGCCGAGTCGCGCGTGCCCGATCCCGGCGCACCGCCCACGCGCGAGACCCGCGTGCCGAGCGCGCTGCTGCCGTTTCTTCCGCCGCTCACGGCACTGCTCATCGCCGCAGTCATTGGCGACCTGCTGATCCTCGCGTTCGGCCAATCCCCGCGCGAGGTGTTCGCGCTGCTGATCGACGGGACGTGGGGGAACGCGTACGGGCTCGGCCAGGTGCTCTACAAGGCCACCACCCTGGTGTGCACCGGGCTCGCCGTTGCCCTGGGTATTCGTTCCGGCCTGTTCAACATCGGGGCCGAAGGACAGCTCGCGTTTGGCGGGTTTGCCGCCGCGATCGTTGGACTCTGGCTGCCCGGCGGTACACCGGCGCTGGTTGCCGTGCCCCTCTGCGTGTTCGCTTCCCTCGCCGGCGGTGCGGCGGCGGCGGTGGTCCCCGGCGCACTCAAGGCGAAGTTCGGCGCAAGTGAAGTCATCGTCACGATCATGGTGAACTTCATCGTCGTGGCCTTCCTCAACTGGATCGTGGCCGCGCACCTCAGTGTGGCCGAGCAGTTGCACACGGGGGAGATCCGCGCTGGTGCGGTTCCGAGGCTGGCCGCGATGATTCCGTCGTTTCATGGGTCAGCCGCGAACTTCACGATCCTCATCGCGATCGCCGCGGCGATCGCCACGGGGTGGTACCTGTTCCGTTCGCGCGCCGGCTATGAGTTGCGCGCAGTCGGGTTGCAGCCCGAGGCGGCGGAGTACGGTGGTGTGAAGGTGGGGAGCGTGTGGTTCCGCACGCTGGTGCTGTCGGGCGCGCTGGCCGGCCTCGGGGGCGTGAACTACGTGCTGGGCTACAAGCAGTACTACGAAGAGGGTTTCGGTGCGGGATCGGGCTACCTCGGCATCGCCGTGGCGCTCGTCGGGCGGAACCATCCCGTGGGCGTCGTCCTCGCCGCGTTGCTCTTTGCCACGCTGTCGCAGGGTGGGTTGGCGGTGAACGCGCTGGTGCCCAAGCAACTGGTGGACGTGCTCACCGCGATCGTGATCATCGCCGTGGCGACGGCGGTGCCGGAAGTGCAGCGGATGCTGCACGCGGCGGCGGGGAGGAAGCCTGCATGAGCGTGCTGGCGTTCCTCGTGCAGACCCTGCGCATCGCCACGCCGTATCTGTTTGCGGCGTCCGGCGGCGTGTTGTCTGAGCGCGCGGGCATCATCGCACTGACGCTCGAGGGGTGGATGCTTACGGGGGCCTTCTCGGCGGCGTTAGGCAGCTATTACAGCGGCTCGCCGTGGATCGGCATCCTCGCCGGGGCGGCGGGCGGCGTGCTCGCCGCGGCGATCCACGCCCTGGCGAGTATCCGCTATCGGGCCGACCAGGTGGTCCTCGGCATTGCCATCAATCTGCTGGCGGTCGGGATCACCCGGTTCTTTCTGCGGCTTGCGTTCGACTCGAGTTCCAATTCGCCGCGCGTGCCCGGCTTCGACTGGTTCGCGGCGACCGGGGACGGCGCCGGTTCGCTGCTCGCATCGCTCGCGAGTCCGCTCGTCCTGCTTGGCCTCGCTTCCATCCCCACGGTGTGGTGGATCCTGTATCGCACGCCGTACGGTCTGCGGCTGCGCGCCGTTGGCGAGAAGCCGGAGGCCGCGGCATCGGTGGGCGTCTCGGTGGCGCGCGTCCGGTGGATCGCTGTGCTCGGGGCGGGCGCGTTGGCAGGACTCGGTGGTGCGTACCTGGCCATCGAGCAACACCAGTTCACCGACAGCATGACGGCGGGGCGCGGCTTCATTGCGCTGGCGGCGGTGATCTTCGGGGGTTGGGAGCCTGGTCGCGCGGCCGTGGCCTGCCTGGTGTTCGCGGCCGCCGAGACGCTGCAGATCCAGCTCCAGGGCCTGCAGGTCATTCCCTCGCAGTTCGTCGCCATGATCCCCTACATCCTCACGATCATTGCCGTCGCGGGCATGATGGGCCGATCCCGCCAACCGGCGGCGCTCGGTCGGATCGGCGACTGACCATGGCGCAGTTCGGCATCGCGGAGTCGCTGCAGTCTCCGGTCGTGCGCGTCCTGCTCGGTCTCATCGGCATAGCGCTGCTGTACGTGCTGGCGCAGGAAGTCCGGAAGATCCCGGCGACGCTGTTTGCGCTGATGGCCACCGCCTTCCTCGACATGGTGGGCGTGCTGATGATCATCCCGTTGCTTCCCTTCTACGTGAAGAAGCTTGGAGGCGAGGGGGTGCAACTGCTCGGGATGCATGCCGGCATTGGACTCATCTCCGGCGTGATCGTTGCGGCATTCACCACCGC encodes the following:
- a CDS encoding ABC transporter ATP-binding protein, whose amino-acid sequence is MTVALRATGVRKTFGSVVANRQASLEVATGEIHAVVGENGAGKSTLMRMLAGMYAPEAGTVEVNGRNVTGWTTRDAIAAGVGMVHQHFMLVPTLTVAENLVLGEEPRRGLQLDREGAERAVRSLCERTGLVVDPTRRVADLSVGELQRVEILKVLFRGAKILILDEPTAVLSPPEVTELWKVLRTLVAGGGTVVLITHKLDEVVEVSQTITVMRAGETVGRLPTSRATPATIARLMVGRDVRLALERPAQTAEATERRAATSAFASLGVSRLVVASARRPNEVDDVTFDVRPGEIFGIAGVEGNGQTELVEAIAGLRAVSSGRVALGTNDVTHWSVRARADAGLSHIPEDRHRRGLVLDYPVADNLILGLQHRFSPGLALDGEAIRENATQRIAQFDVRPPDPLLPARALSGGNQQKVVIAREMRGREFYILLAVQPTRGVDVGAIEFIHEQLLAARDAGKAVLLVSADLVEVMALSDRIGVMYGGRLVVTLPRVAASAEVLGAWMTGAAGGTHVA
- a CDS encoding ABC transporter permease, translated to MSPEPRPLASTAESRVPDPGAPPTRETRVPSALLPFLPPLTALLIAAVIGDLLILAFGQSPREVFALLIDGTWGNAYGLGQVLYKATTLVCTGLAVALGIRSGLFNIGAEGQLAFGGFAAAIVGLWLPGGTPALVAVPLCVFASLAGGAAAAVVPGALKAKFGASEVIVTIMVNFIVVAFLNWIVAAHLSVAEQLHTGEIRAGAVPRLAAMIPSFHGSAANFTILIAIAAAIATGWYLFRSRAGYELRAVGLQPEAAEYGGVKVGSVWFRTLVLSGALAGLGGVNYVLGYKQYYEEGFGAGSGYLGIAVALVGRNHPVGVVLAALLFATLSQGGLAVNALVPKQLVDVLTAIVIIAVATAVPEVQRMLHAAAGRKPA
- a CDS encoding ABC transporter permease, with the translated sequence MSVLAFLVQTLRIATPYLFAASGGVLSERAGIIALTLEGWMLTGAFSAALGSYYSGSPWIGILAGAAGGVLAAAIHALASIRYRADQVVLGIAINLLAVGITRFFLRLAFDSSSNSPRVPGFDWFAATGDGAGSLLASLASPLVLLGLASIPTVWWILYRTPYGLRLRAVGEKPEAAASVGVSVARVRWIAVLGAGALAGLGGAYLAIEQHQFTDSMTAGRGFIALAAVIFGGWEPGRAAVACLVFAAAETLQIQLQGLQVIPSQFVAMIPYILTIIAVAGMMGRSRQPAALGRIGD